The following DNA comes from Fervidibacillus albus.
CATGATGGATGAGCCCGGTTCATTTGCCGGAATCGTTAATTCACCGATTCCACATCTCGGCCCGGATGCCAACCACCGAACGTCATTGGCGATTTTCATTAAATCTGCTGCTAAAGCTTTCAACGCTCCGTGGACATAGGTGATCTCATCGTGACTTGTCAATCCGTGGAATTTGTTTGGTGAGGAATAAAAATCGATTCCGGTATAACGATGGATTTCTTCTGCCACCATCTGACCGAATTCCGGATGGGTATTAATGCCCGTTCCAACCGCCGTTCCCCCGATTGCCAACGCCTTCATCTTGTGACTACTTTCTTCAATAAATGCTCCTGACCGAGAAAGCATATGCACCCAACCGCTCATTTCTTGTCCAAGGGTAAGCGGTGTCGCATCTTGAAGATGAGTTCGGCCTATTTTTACAATATCCGCAAATTGTTTCGCCTTTTCATCCAACACTGCTTTCAATTGTTCTAAGGCTGGGAGCAGTTCCTTTTTCACGAAAGACACGGCAGCAATATGCATAGCCGTCGGAAACGTATCGTTTGAACTTTGCCCCATGTTCACGTCATCATTCGGATGGATTCGTTCATCGATCCCCTTTTCTTGTAAAAGTTCATTTCCCCGATTCGCAATCACTTCATTAACATTCATATTCGATTGGGTACCGCTTCCCGTTTGCCAAACTTTTAACGGAAAATGGCTATCATATTTCCCTTCTAAAATCTCGTCAGCCACTTGTACAATGGCATCGGCTTTATGTTCACTTAATTTCCCAAGTTTTTTATTAACAACTGCGCAACTTCTTTTCAAAATTGCGAAGGCTTTAACAACCTCCAAAGGCATTTTTTCCGTTCCGATGGCGAAATTTTGGTAGCTCCGTTGTGTTTGTGCCCCCCAATATTTATCCGCCGGAACTTTCATTTCTCCCATCGTATCCCGTTCGATTCTGTACTCCAAGTTTACCCCTCCTTGAAATCTGAAAAAATAGCGTTTTCACTCATCTTTATTTTAGTAAATTTATGGGAATAATGCTATTATATTGACTATTCGACTCGTTTTTTTAAGCCAATAGGAAAGGGACTGTCCGTTAAGTCCCTAAAATAAACATCTCCATTACAGATCCTAAGATTATTTCAAAAAAGAACACAAAAAATCGCCTTTTCTAGTAAAATGTAAGTGACCCAACAAACATTCGGTTGATTGAAATGAAGGTGGCGACGACTCCTCTCGGAACAGCACGAGCCGAAGACCCCACAGACGAGCTTGCGAGTCGAAAAGGCTTGGCCGTGCCACAGGATGCGCGTCCGCCACCGAAATAAAATAAGAAAGGGGCTGTACTTTGGACAGCCCCATTGTTATAGTGACATTTCAACCCTTTTTCCTTTATACTGTTATTAGTTAAATGAGGCGGATTGCGCAAATTGAGTTTTGTTCGTTCATCAAAAAAATTGGATGGACGATATTTTATTTATACAATTATTTGCATTCCGATCGTATTTGGAAAAATTATATATTGTTCGCATTGGAAAGGAGTATTTGATGAAATCGTTAATACTAGCGGAAAAGCCGAGTGTAGGTAGAGAAATTGCCCGCGTGTTAAATCTGCGGGAAGCCCGGAAAAATTACATTGAAGGAAAAAACTATATTGTTACTTGGGCGCTCGGTCACCTCGTCGAATTAAAAATGCCTGAAAACTATGATCCAAAATATAAAACGTGGCGTTTGGAAGATTTACCAATTATACCGAAAAAAATGGGACTGAAGGTCATCAAACAAACGGGCCACCAATTTAAGGCAATTGAAAATTTAGCTAAACGCAAAGATATTGGGGAAGTGATTATCGCCACCGATGCCGGACGGGAAGGAGAACTCGTCGCTCGATGGATTTTGGAAAGAATTCATTGGCGAAAACCAATTAAACGATTATGGATCTCTTCCGTTACTGACCGAGCCATTCGTGACGGATTCAAAAATTTAAAACCCGGAAAACAGTTTGAAAACTTGTACCAATCTGCCGTATGCCGTGCTGAAGCCGATTGGCTCATCGGGTTGAACGTCTCAAGGGCCCTTACAACGAAATATCAAGATCCTTTGTCCGCTGGAAGGGTACAAACCCCCACCCTGTCTCTTATTATGGAAAGGGAAAAGCAAATCCAATCATTTACCCCGAAACCGTACTGGACGATTCAAGCGAAAATCGCATCCCTCGAGCCTCAGTGGGAAAAAAATGGGGAAAACCGCCTATTTTCCAAAGAATTGGCAGATAAGATTTTCCAAAAGATTCAAAAGGGGCAAGCAATCATCCGTTCCATTGATCGAAAAGAGAAAACGGAACAACAACCTCTTCCGTACGATTTAAATGAATTACAACGGGATGCTAATAGACGGTTCGGATTTTCTGCGAAAAAAACGTTAAATGTTTTACAACGCCTTTATGAACGCCATAAATTAGTCACCTATCCTCGTACGGATTCCCGCTATTTAACGACGGATATGGAAGGGACGATGTTGGAAAGACTGCAAGGACTTCTCGGTGCGTACAGTGAGGAAGTCCGCCCACTATTGAACAAAAAAGGACGTGTATTGGCAAAGAAAGTATTTAATAACGCCCGGGTAACCGACCACCACGCGATTATTCCGACGGAGGAACGGGCGAACGTAAGCGAATTAGATTCAGATGAACGGAAAATATACGATTTAATTGTCCGCCGTTTTCTAACCCTCTTTTATCCATTGTTCAAATATGAAACGGTGCATGTCGTCTTTGACATTCAAGGGGAAACGTTCGTAGCAAAAGATCGGGTCATCGTCGATTACGGTTTCAAATCGGTTGCCGGACCCATGGAGCATAAGGAAACACAAAAACCGTTCCATGGAAAAAAAGGGCAAGTGTTTCAAGTTCATATGGCGGAAGTAAAGGAAAAATTAACCGAACCTCCGTTACGATTTACCGAAGCCGATTTGCTCGGACAAATGGAAAAATACGGACTCGGTACACCGGCAACGAGGGCGGAAATCATCGAACGGCTACTGGAAACGGAAGTCGTAGAAAGACAAAACGGTCGACTCTATCCTACACCGAAAGGAAAACAATTAATCGACCTTGTGAACGAAGAATTAAAATCACCGAAATTGACGGCAAAATGGGAACAGGAACTGGAGAAAATCGCCCGTGGAAAGGCGGATCCGAACGTCTTTTTGAAAAACATCCGAAAACAAACGGAAAAACTCGTATCGGAAATCAAAACGAGTGAGAAAACATATCGGGCGTTCAATTTGACAGGATCGAAATGTCCGGATTGTGGGTCTTTCTTAAAAGAACGAAACACGAAAGATGGAAAAATTCTCGTCTGTTCTAATTTCTCCTGTTCATACAAAAAACGAAAGGATCCGAAACTTTCCAACCGCCGTTGTCCCCAATGTCATAAGCGGATGGAAATTCATCAAGGGGAAGCAGGAACGTATTTCCAATGTCGACCGTGTAATATTGTAGAAAAAGCAGAAAAACAGAAAAAAGCGATGTCGAAGTGGGAAGAGAAGAAGCTTGTCAAACAATATGCTAAAAAAGAAGACTTCGGAACGAACTTAGGCGACCTATTGAAAGCGGCTTTAAATGATCAAAATCATGAATAGGAACGGGTTAAGGTTTTTTGGGAAAATCGAAAGAAGTCCCGAAACATCCAATCACTATGGAATGGGTGAATCTTTCCTATACGAAAAACGGGGTTCAATTTGCCCCGTTTTTTTCTATTCCGTACATTTAATTATTTTAAAAAACTTCCCATATCGTTAAGGCAAGGAAGAAATTTTCACTTTTGTTCTTTTCATTTTCCTACAATTTGATCGTATGTTTCCTTGATAAAATCTTGATAAATCGTATGCGGCAACGGTTGGATATTTTCCCAAGCCGTCTGAGCGCACATCTCTGCCTTTGTCCAATCGTCCAATTTTGCGTAACAAAGGGCTTTGTAGGCGTCCTTCGTGTATAGCTCTGATAAATCGAAAGGATGATGAACGACTTCTGGAATCTCTACTTCATTTAATGACTCCAAGCTTTTTTGGTATTCACCTAAATGAAAGTAAGAAATCCCTTTCAATAAATAGAAAAACGGCAGGATGAACGTCTGAACACCGGTCGGATCGTCCAAATACCGATTGCATATTTCGAGAACGCCTTCATAATTTTGTTCTCGTAACCGCATCACTTCCGCTTTCATTAATTCATAAATTGATTTGGAAAAAGGATCTTCTGTAAAATCGGTAAATTGTTTTAACTTTTTACTATATAGATCCATTTTTTCCTCATCGTTGTTCATTATGGCATACCCGAGGGCAAGTTGATATAAATAATCTGTCAAATAAAAAAGCCGCTCTTTTTTGGAAAAATCGATCACGTCTTCCATCACTTGAAGAGCCAGATCTTCGTTTCCAACAGCAAATTGTAAAACCGCTTCATTATAGCCTAATTCCAAACGGGTAAGTGAATTAATATATGCATGTTTTCGCTCGATTTCCGCTTTTTCTTTCAACAATATGTTTAAAGCATCTTGGTAATCGTGTTGGGAAAATTTTTGACCTACACGAAAAAAACCGATTTCCGCTCTTCGTGAAGTTAAATTCAATTCATCGTAAATCGCTGAAGCTCTTTTCAAAAAGCGATTCGAACCATCTATTTTCAAAAAATAAAGCGTACGGCCATATAAATCCAAAAGACGCGCGGACTCGTAACTCGAATCCAACTGTTCGATAAACGGACGAACCAATTCGACGATTTTTTCGTAATTGTTTTTTTCCCTTCCATCATCCGTTTTCTCTGCCCCATAATACAATTTTTCAACTTGATCCAAAATGTCTCCCAACTGTTCACGGCTCACATCTTCCATCAATTCGGAAACTTTCACACCTAATCGTTCCGCAATGTACGATAAACTTTCCATCGAAGGTTTGGAACGATTATTTTCAATCAGACTTAACATTCCCTTTGTTAAAGCGTCTCCCGCAAGTTGTTCGAGGGTCAGTCCTCTTTTTTTCCTCAATGTTCGAATTCGATCACCAAGGGTGGACATTGTAACCACCTCCAATCTTAACAATCATATTATAATTCCGTTCAATGATATATAACTTTATCATATGATTGGTAGGAAGTCAAAAATAGTTTAATTTAATTAAACTTTTTTATTGTCAATTTCGAATTTATGTGATACGATTTGTTTAATTAAATTAAACTTTTAGGAGGAAAATCTATGGATGAACAAATGAAAATGAAAAAAGCAACCTATCATCTATGGACATTCGTCACGAGTAAATTAATTTCAGCCTTTGGAGCACAAGTTTACGCCTTTGCTATTAGTTTATACATTTTACAATTAACCGGATCGGCTACGAATTTCGCCGTCAATTTAATATGTAATATTTTACCCCGTACCCTTTTATCACCAATTGCGGGATATATGACGGACAATTATTCTCGGAAAAAAATCGTAATTATTTCGCAAATTGTAACAACCGTTGCCATCGGATGTCTGCTTCTTGTAAATCTAACTACGGGCTTATCTTTACTTGCCATTTATGCAACAACTTGTATTTTGTCCATAACGTCTACCTTTTCTAGTTTGGCGTTCTCATCTTCCATTAGCCGACTTGTCGATGCAGATCGACTGCAACGGGCGATGTCGTTAAACCAAATGTCTGTTTCCATCGCAGCAATTGGAAGTCCCGCTGTCGGAGGATTAATGTACGGTGTTGTTTCTATGTCTACCTTTTTAATTATTTACATGGTCGCATCCGCCATCGCGGTCACTCTTGAGTCGACGATGGATTTCAATTTGTTTGAAAAGGGCGAGAAACAGGAGTCAACCGAAAAGAAAGAATCGATGATACAAAGCATGAAAGCAGGTTTTTCTTATATGAAAGGCCAACCGGTTGTCATGGCGATGATTTGGCTTTCCCTAATGATTAATTTTTTATTCGGTGGCTTTGAGGTCGGCTATTCGTTTATTCTCATTGAAAAATTTAATATGAATTCCGAGCATTTTGGCCTAACGGAAGGGATGTTTGCAGTCGGGATGTTGGTGCTATCCATCTATCTATCTGCGAGAGAAGAAGTTCGTTACCCATTTCTCGTATCGAAACGGTCGCTCCTTTCTATAGGAGGAGCTATGACATTATTTACCGTACCGTTATTTATTCCGTTTTCCTATTACATCCTCTTCGCCTATTATTTAATATTAATGTTCATCTTTGGAGGCTTAATCATTGTGACAAATACGCCGGTTCAAGTGATGTTACAAAAAACGATTGATGACGAATATAAAGGAAGAATTTTTTCCATTATCGAAACGATGGCGATGGCGTTAATGCCGATTGGAACACTCCTTTTCGGTGTATTGTATGATATATTCCCTGCCCAATGGGTGCTTTTGACCTCTGCCATATTATCAATAATCGCCGTCTTAATTCTTGCTCGTCCTTCCATCGTTCGTAAAGCACATCCGGAATTAGAAAAATCCTATTATAAAAAGGTGGAATACCATGTATAACAGTCCATGCTCCCACGGCTAACGTTAAGAGGTGAGGGCTTCTCGGGTAATCCCATCTCATGACGGGAAGTTAACCGTGGGATCTCTCTGTACGTTCACCTTTAGAAATGAGAAAATCCTTTCGGAAACTAGTAAAATATCATGCGGGGGACGTAGAACTGTAGTCCCTCGCAAATTTAAATAGATAGGTGTTAATAACGTGTGCAAAAGAATATCGTTATTTTTTCAATAAAAGAACTTTCACCATCGTAATCATCGGATGTTCCGACTGGACATGTTGATTGACATCCTTTAAAAACGGAAAATCTTCAGGTGTAACGGATAGTTTTGCCAACGGTTTTATTTTCGTTTCACAAACCCATTCATTACGAATTCCACCGGGTTGAAAGGAATCCTTTGAAAAAATATAAATCGTTCCGGTCGTCCAATAGTCACCAGGAAATTCTTTATTCACGGAAAAATAGTAGTAGCGTTTATTCCCCATTTTCGTCGGAACCGTCAAACATAGATTTCTTAACGTTCCTTTATATTTACTCCGGTTAATAATAGCAAAAAAAATCGGCCAAATTCCGTCCGATGCGGCAAAGACAGCGGTAACCGGTTTTCCATTGGCAAGAGTTTGTTTCCGCGGTTGGAAAACTTTGATCTCTCGGTTGTTTGTTCCGTGTAACAGAACATTTCTTCTCTCAACGATATAAGTAAGAAACAAATGTTTTGGGAATTTGCTCCTATAGGAGAGAAACTGACCGTCCCCTTTTTTGACCTGTTCAAACATCTCATCAAATTCCTTTACGGCTTCTTCTGGTAAATCCAACTCCTCCATCTTTAAAAAATGAAGGCGATCAAAAACGCATCGTTTCAATCGATTGGTAAAATTTCTTCCTTTCACCATTCGTTCTCCCTTCACTTTTTTATTGTTTGGTGTACTCCCATTAAACGGTCAACGTTTTTAACAGAACGACGAACAAAAGGGTCTCTTCTTTCGTTTGCCTATTCGAATACATAACAGATGATATTTTTCACTCCGGTACTATTTCCTTCAAAAAATTACCCGTATTTATTAAAAGTAAAACAACAGTAGTTTTGCAAAAGAGAATAAGTACGTATGACCGTCGCTAAAAACCCTGCACACATGATTGGATAAATTCCTTTTGTATTTCTTTTCTCTTCTGATTGGATAAATCCTTCCATTATCGTAATCCACGATTGGAATATACCCTATGTGGACATGCCCCTATTTCGATTGTTCCGTTTTCTCAACAGACGTAGGAACTGCGGATTGGAAAAATTGGTTTACCAGCTTAGAAGGAAATATGTATAATATGAGAAAAACACATCCAATTTTTATTCGTCTGTCTTTAGAAAATGAAAATTGAATCAATAGATTGATTATTTTATAATGAAAATATTATGACAATCATAATTATATTTGCATTGCATGAATCATTATTTTTCGGAGGGGATTCCCATGAAATTGGCAGAGGCTTTAATTTTGCGTGCTGATTATCAAAAGCGAATTGAACAGTTGAAAAGTCGATTGCTTCAAAATATACAAGTTCAAGAAGGAGACGATCCGTACGAAAATCCGAAAGAACTAATGAAAGAGTTAACGGATTTGTTATCTCAACTTCAAGACCTTGTCCAAAAAATCAATAAAACGAATTTATTGACACCGTTCAATGAAACTGAATCCCTTGCAGACGTCTTAGTCAAAAGGGATCTAATTGGTCAAGAAAGAAGCATCTATAGCAATTTGTTAGAACAGGCAAATTTTAGACAAGACCGTTATTCAAGATCGGAAATTAAATACGTAACGACGATCGATGTAAAAGAAACCCAAAAACATGTAGATGAATTATCGAAAAAATATCGATTGTTAGATATGAAAATTCAAGAACTGAATTGGCAGACCGATTTACTTGAAAAATAGATTCGGATATTTTCAGTTGGTAGCGAACTTGGAGAAGGCGAATACCAAAACGTTCATTCCGTTTATTACAATCAATCAGTGGCGGGGCTAAGGGGTGCAGGCCCTAGAGAGGTTCGACTCCTCTTTTACAACTTATTCCCAGTATTGTAACAAGCGTACAATTGACAAAATACAACTTACTACCGGGTATTGATTTTCCGTTCGTGAGGGTGGGATTGGGGAAAATATCCGAAAATCGTCACCGAATCGTACTGAAGTTATTTCAACAATAAATAAGTACTTCCCCTCGAAATTGTTTATGATTCCAATAAGTTTCTTCCTTTCCCACATTCTCCATTATCTTTATTCGTATAATTGTTATTTAATCTTTAAATTTTAAACAGTTCATACTTACTGATTAAGTATTGTTTCTTATATGAAATAACAAGTAATCTATTTAGAGATCTTTCTCATTCAAATTGATGAACATTTTTTTACTGAATCTATTTCTTCCTACTTGTGGAAATGTTAGGAAACAATCTTTTTATTCATCACCATTTAGGAGGAGTGACATACTCCCACCACCTACGCTTCGTTTAGAGGTGGGGGCTTCTCGGGTAATCCCATCTCATGATGGGAAGTTGACCGAGCGATCCCCGTGTGCCCCACGGTTCGAGGACAAGTTAGGCTATCACTAATCGTTTCATGCCCTCTTGTTTGATATTGATTGCCGCATTGACGTCCCTGTCGTTCTCAAATCCACATTCACAGCGGAATGTACGCTCAGAAAGCGATAGAGACTTCCTGACTTGACCGCAACACGAACACGTTTTGGATGAGGGGAACCATTTGTCGATTTTGATCAGTTTCTTCCCCTGTTCTGCCAACTTGTACTGAAGGAAAGAGGTGAACATGCCCCAACCGTTGTCATGAACGCTTTGACCGAAATGGAGGGCTTGTGACATACCTTTCATGTTGAGGTCTTCAATTACGACACAATCATATCGTTTTGCTAATTTGTGTGATTCCTTATGCAGAAAGTCTTTTCGTTGATTCGCAATTTTTTCATGTACCTTTGCAACTTTCAGACGCTGTTTATGCCAACGATTAGAGCCTTTCTTTCTGCGTGATAGAATGCGCTGTTCCTTCGCTAATGTTTCCAATGCTTTACGATAGAATCGAGGATAATTGGCTCTCTTACCCTCGCTATCGACGTACAGCGTATTCATGGAAAAATCAAGCCCGACAACCGTTTGCACTTCTTTTGGTACAGGTTGATGTTCGTACTCTGTGAGAATAGAAACATAGTATTTTCCTGTTTTTGTTTTCGTGATCGTACAAGCCTTGATAATATGGTGAGCAGGAATCTCCCGATGTTGCTTGAACTTGACCCATTTCAGTTTGGGTAACTTGATATAGCCATCTGAAAGCTTAATGTTGCCATTCACCACATTTGTGGTGTACGACTGTTTCGCCTTGCGGTTTTTGAACTTTGGAAATCCAACACGACCAGAAAAGAAGTTTTGAAACGCTTTCTGCAAATTCAATTGGGCGTTTGCCAGCGCAAGGCTATCCACTTCTTTTAGCCAAGGAAACTCCTTTTTGTACTTGGCAGGGGTCGGAAATTTTTGTTTTTTCAAAGCTTCTTTGTCGTCTTTGAACTTTTCATAAATTTGTATGCGTTCTTCAAGCATTTTGTTGTAAACGAAACGGACACAACCAAAGGTTTTGACGAGCAGATGTTCTTGTTCTTTTGTCGGGTACAGACGGAACTGATAGGCTTTGTTTACCATATCGACACCACATCACTTCATACCTTGATTTTCTATATATTTTTTTATTACTTCAATAGGCGCACCACCCGTTGTAAGCAGGCAAAAGCTTCTTGACCAAAAATATTCTTTCCACAGTTTTCTTTTCACTTGCGGAAAATGCTTTTTGATTAGTCGAGAACTTGCACTTTTATAGGCATTGATGAACTTTGACAGTTCACTATTCGGATGTGCTTTGAACAAAATATGCACATGGTCCATATCGTGATTCCATTCGACCAAGGAAATATTGTAATTTTTACCCAATCTCACAAACATATCTTTTGCATAGTCAGATATGGTATCATCAATCACTTGTCTGCGATATTTTACAACCAGAACAAGATGATAATACAATGAGAACACTGAATGGTTATTATCATCTAATTTCATTGATACAACAACCTTTCATTCTTATAATACTGATTATATCATAACACAAAAAAAGAGACAACTCATACCTACGCCTAACCGAAATTCATCTCACACTTTCACTTCGTTTAGAAGTGGGAGACTTCTTTCGGAAAGATGTTAAAATATAAAAACGCAATTCACTTCTATATGGATAAACTCGACCAAACTTGGAAGTAATTGATAAAATATATAAGAGTTTCAAATCAAC
Coding sequences within:
- the fumC gene encoding class II fumarate hydratase, with translation MEYRIERDTMGEMKVPADKYWGAQTQRSYQNFAIGTEKMPLEVVKAFAILKRSCAVVNKKLGKLSEHKADAIVQVADEILEGKYDSHFPLKVWQTGSGTQSNMNVNEVIANRGNELLQEKGIDERIHPNDDVNMGQSSNDTFPTAMHIAAVSFVKKELLPALEQLKAVLDEKAKQFADIVKIGRTHLQDATPLTLGQEMSGWVHMLSRSGAFIEESSHKMKALAIGGTAVGTGINTHPEFGQMVAEEIHRYTGIDFYSSPNKFHGLTSHDEITYVHGALKALAADLMKIANDVRWLASGPRCGIGELTIPANEPGSSIMPGKVNPTQSEALTMVSVQVMGNDAAIGFAASQGNFELNVFKPVIIYNFLQSARLLADGMRSFNRNCAIGIEPNRDVIDRYLTDSLMLVTALNPHIGYEKAAEIAKLAHKEGTTLKEAALKLGYLTEEQFDEIVNPNEMVHPK
- a CDS encoding DNA topoisomerase III, whose translation is MKSLILAEKPSVGREIARVLNLREARKNYIEGKNYIVTWALGHLVELKMPENYDPKYKTWRLEDLPIIPKKMGLKVIKQTGHQFKAIENLAKRKDIGEVIIATDAGREGELVARWILERIHWRKPIKRLWISSVTDRAIRDGFKNLKPGKQFENLYQSAVCRAEADWLIGLNVSRALTTKYQDPLSAGRVQTPTLSLIMEREKQIQSFTPKPYWTIQAKIASLEPQWEKNGENRLFSKELADKIFQKIQKGQAIIRSIDRKEKTEQQPLPYDLNELQRDANRRFGFSAKKTLNVLQRLYERHKLVTYPRTDSRYLTTDMEGTMLERLQGLLGAYSEEVRPLLNKKGRVLAKKVFNNARVTDHHAIIPTEERANVSELDSDERKIYDLIVRRFLTLFYPLFKYETVHVVFDIQGETFVAKDRVIVDYGFKSVAGPMEHKETQKPFHGKKGQVFQVHMAEVKEKLTEPPLRFTEADLLGQMEKYGLGTPATRAEIIERLLETEVVERQNGRLYPTPKGKQLIDLVNEELKSPKLTAKWEQELEKIARGKADPNVFLKNIRKQTEKLVSEIKTSEKTYRAFNLTGSKCPDCGSFLKERNTKDGKILVCSNFSCSYKKRKDPKLSNRRCPQCHKRMEIHQGEAGTYFQCRPCNIVEKAEKQKKAMSKWEEKKLVKQYAKKEDFGTNLGDLLKAALNDQNHE
- a CDS encoding helix-turn-helix domain-containing protein, with protein sequence MSTLGDRIRTLRKKRGLTLEQLAGDALTKGMLSLIENNRSKPSMESLSYIAERLGVKVSELMEDVSREQLGDILDQVEKLYYGAEKTDDGREKNNYEKIVELVRPFIEQLDSSYESARLLDLYGRTLYFLKIDGSNRFLKRASAIYDELNLTSRRAEIGFFRVGQKFSQHDYQDALNILLKEKAEIERKHAYINSLTRLELGYNEAVLQFAVGNEDLALQVMEDVIDFSKKERLFYLTDYLYQLALGYAIMNNDEEKMDLYSKKLKQFTDFTEDPFSKSIYELMKAEVMRLREQNYEGVLEICNRYLDDPTGVQTFILPFFYLLKGISYFHLGEYQKSLESLNEVEIPEVVHHPFDLSELYTKDAYKALCYAKLDDWTKAEMCAQTAWENIQPLPHTIYQDFIKETYDQIVGK
- a CDS encoding MFS transporter, which produces MDEQMKMKKATYHLWTFVTSKLISAFGAQVYAFAISLYILQLTGSATNFAVNLICNILPRTLLSPIAGYMTDNYSRKKIVIISQIVTTVAIGCLLLVNLTTGLSLLAIYATTCILSITSTFSSLAFSSSISRLVDADRLQRAMSLNQMSVSIAAIGSPAVGGLMYGVVSMSTFLIIYMVASAIAVTLESTMDFNLFEKGEKQESTEKKESMIQSMKAGFSYMKGQPVVMAMIWLSLMINFLFGGFEVGYSFILIEKFNMNSEHFGLTEGMFAVGMLVLSIYLSAREEVRYPFLVSKRSLLSIGGAMTLFTVPLFIPFSYYILFAYYLILMFIFGGLIIVTNTPVQVMLQKTIDDEYKGRIFSIIETMAMALMPIGTLLFGVLYDIFPAQWVLLTSAILSIIAVLILARPSIVRKAHPELEKSYYKKVEYHV
- a CDS encoding DIP1984 family protein, with protein sequence MKLAEALILRADYQKRIEQLKSRLLQNIQVQEGDDPYENPKELMKELTDLLSQLQDLVQKINKTNLLTPFNETESLADVLVKRDLIGQERSIYSNLLEQANFRQDRYSRSEIKYVTTIDVKETQKHVDELSKKYRLLDMKIQELNWQTDLLEK
- a CDS encoding RNA-guided endonuclease InsQ/TnpB family protein — encoded protein: MVNKAYQFRLYPTKEQEHLLVKTFGCVRFVYNKMLEERIQIYEKFKDDKEALKKQKFPTPAKYKKEFPWLKEVDSLALANAQLNLQKAFQNFFSGRVGFPKFKNRKAKQSYTTNVVNGNIKLSDGYIKLPKLKWVKFKQHREIPAHHIIKACTITKTKTGKYYVSILTEYEHQPVPKEVQTVVGLDFSMNTLYVDSEGKRANYPRFYRKALETLAKEQRILSRRKKGSNRWHKQRLKVAKVHEKIANQRKDFLHKESHKLAKRYDCVVIEDLNMKGMSQALHFGQSVHDNGWGMFTSFLQYKLAEQGKKLIKIDKWFPSSKTCSCCGQVRKSLSLSERTFRCECGFENDRDVNAAINIKQEGMKRLVIA
- the tnpA gene encoding IS200/IS605 family transposase, with translation MKLDDNNHSVFSLYYHLVLVVKYRRQVIDDTISDYAKDMFVRLGKNYNISLVEWNHDMDHVHILFKAHPNSELSKFINAYKSASSRLIKKHFPQVKRKLWKEYFWSRSFCLLTTGGAPIEVIKKYIENQGMK